AGTTTCGACGATCGAGTGCGTTCGCGGCTTCGGGCGGGGACCCGCGTTCGATTCGATCGGTACGGTACCGACGAACTCGCCGCGATCCTCGCGGAGCGAGCGAACAAGGCCCTCGAGCCGGGCGTGGTGACCGACGACCAGTTGCGAACGATCGCCGACGCCGCGTCGGGCGACGCTCGAGTGGGGATCGGCATCTTGCGGTCGGCCGCCCGGCGAGCAACACAGCAGGGTGACGAGGTGGTGACCGACGCCGGCCTCGAGGCGGCGATTCCGGACGCTCGCACGGCGATTCGCCGGAAGACCGTCGAGGGGCTGATCGAACACCAGCGCATCCTGTACGACATCATCGCGTCAGCGGGCGAGATCGATCCGGGAACCCTCTACGACGCGTACGAACGGCGCGTCGAGAACCCGAAGACCAAGCGCACGCTGCGGAACTATCTGACGAAGATGGTCCACTACGACCTGATCGAAGCCGTCGGGAAGCGTCGCGGGCGGACCTACCGGATCGTCGACGACGAGGCGGTCGACCGCCAGTGACGGACCTCTGCGAAAACGAAAGCGGAGTCCGTTTCGAGCACTACCTTTATACTCGTCAATCGATTTGTGAGTACCACTCGAATATGGCAACCTCCGACCCGCCGATAGGTCAGCTCCGGTCGCGCGTCCGGCAACAGGAGGTCGTCGCCGAACTCGGCCAGCAGGCCCTCGAGTCCCCCGATATCGAGCGTCTACTGGACGACGCTGTCGACGCCGTCCGGGACGCCCTCGAGGTGGACTACTGTGGGATTTTCGAGGTGCTCCCCGACGCCGATACAGTCGTGCTCAGACACGGGGACGGGTGGCAGGATAACCGCGTCGGCTCGGCGACGATCCCGACCGGTTCGGACTCACAGACGGAGTACGCCCTCGCCTCCGAGGGGCCGGTCGTCGTCACCGACTTCGAAACCGAGAACCGTTTTTCGGACTCGGCGCTGCTCGCCGACCACGACGTCACGAGCGGTATCAGCGCCGTCGTCGGATCGCCCAAGGAGCCGTGGGGTGTTCTCAGCGTTCACGCGACGGCGGAACGCGAGTTCACCGAACACGACGCGACGTTCGTCGAGCGCGTCGCGAACGTCGTCGCCTCCGCGATCGATAATCAGCGACCACGCCGAACGCTCGAGGGAGAACTCGAGACGACGTTCGACCGGGTCACGGACGCGTTTTTCGGGCTGAATACGGACTGGGAGGTGACGTTCGTCAACGATCGCGCACAGAAACTGATCGATCCTGACGACGCGGGACCGATCGGAGAGTGTATCTGGGAACTCGTCCCCGATCTCGTCGACTCGACGTTCGAGGCGGAGTGCCGACGGGCGATGTCGACGCAGGAACCGACATCTTTCGAAGAGTACGTCTCGTCACTCGAGACGTGGCTCGAGGTCCGCGCCTATCCCTCTCCGACGGGACTCTCGATCTTCCTTCGGGACGGTAGCGAGCGAACGGAGATCGAGCGGGAACTGCACCAGAACAACCGAACGCTCCAGCGACTCTACGCGATCACTGCGGACCGGGAGCGGAGCTTCGACGAGAAGGTCCAGCAACTGCTCGAGGTCGGCTGCGAGCGCCTCGGGCTCGAAGTCGGATTCGTGGCCGATATCGACGAGCGCAACGACCGGTTCGAGGTGGTCCACGCGAGCGGAAACGACGACCGGCTACAGCCGGGATCGGTGACGAACCTCTCGGATACTTACTGCCGACGAACGATCGAATCCGACGGGTTGCTCGTGCTCACGAACGCGCCCGTGGAAGGGTGGGGGGACGACCACGCCTACGACAGGTGGGACTTCGATAGTTATCTCGGCGGCCGAATTCACGTCGAGGGCGACCTCTACGGTACGCTGTGTTTCGCCGACGACACCGCCCGATCGACGTCGTTTACCCCCGCCGAACGGAGCTTCGTCGAACTCCTCACACAGTGGCTCAGCTACGAACTCGAGCGTCAACGCCATCAGCAAGAGCTCGAGGAGCTGGTGGCGGATCTCGAGGCCTCGAACGAGCGCCTGGAGCAGTTCGCGTACGCGGCCTCACACGACTTACAGGAGCCGCTCCGGATGGTCGCGAGCTACCTCTCTCTCGTCGAGCGCCGCTACGCTGACGAACTCGACGAGGACGGCCAGGAATTCATCGAGTACGCGGTCGACGGGGCGACGCGGATGCAGCGGATGATCGACGGCTTACTGGCGTACTCGCGGGTCGATACGCAGGATAATCCACTCGAAACCGTCGATATCGGTGCCATCATCGAGGACGTCGTCACCGATCTCGAGGTGCGAATCGAGGAGACCGGTGCCGATATCACCGTCGAGCCCCTTCCGACGGTGTACGGCGATCCCGGTCAGCTTCGGCAGGTATTCCAGAACCTGCTGGATAACGCGATCACGTACGCGGGCGAGCAGCCCCCACGTATATCAGTGTTCGCGGCAAAAGATGGACACCAGTGGGAAATCTCAGTTCGGGACTGGGGAATCGGGATCGACCCTGACGACGCGGACCACATCTTCCAGGTGTTCAACCGGCTTCACAGCGCCGACGAGTACGACGGAGCCGGAATCGGGCTCGCGCTCTGTGACCGAATCGTCGAGCGACACGACGGCGATATTCGCGTCGATTCGACACCGGGTGAGGGGGCGACGTTCTCGGTGACACTCCCGGCACCGCCGGACACTGCCGCCACCGGGACCCATGAGTGAACCAGACAGCAATGAGTAATTCGAGACAGTCCAGGTCGGAGCCAGCACAGATCCTCTTAGTCGAAGATAATCCGGGTGACGTTCGACTGACCCAGGAGGCGTTCAAACAGGGCCGCATCGAGAACGAACTGCACGTCGTCTCCGACGGCAACGAGGCTCTCAAGTTCCTCTACCAGCGCGGTGGATACGCCGACGTTCCGCGCCCGGACCTCATCCTGTTGGATCTCAACTTACCGAAAAAGGACGGCGAGGAAGTCCTCGAGGAGCTCAAGGGAGATTCGGACCTGCAAGCGATTCCAGTGATCGTCCTGACAAGCTCTCGGGCCGAGGAGGACGTCGTCAGGTCCTACGAACTGCACGCAAACGCGTATCTCACGAAGCCGGTCGATCCGGACGACTTCATCGAAACCGTTCGCGCGTTCGAGAAGTTCTGGTTCTCGGTGGTTCGACTCCCGCCGGAGGGTGACTAGCAATGAGTGAACCGAACACGAAGACGGAGACGGAGATGGAGACGGGAACTGACACCGATTCGGAGACGCTGGAGATCCTCCTGATCGAGGACAATCCCGGCGACGCACGCTTGATTCAGGAGATGCTTCGGGGGACCGAAGAACTCGCTCAGCGTGTCAGCCCGGACGACGCCGCGGGGCGAACGCCCGAGATCACTAACGAGACGCGGCTTGAGGCGGGTCTCGAGACGATGGAGGAGATGACCGTCGACGTGGTGTTGCTCGACCTGAACCTCCCCGACAGCGAGGGGCTCAAAACGCTCGAGACGGTCCACGCGGAAAGCGAGCAGACGCCGATCGTCGTCTTGACCGGCGTACGCGACCAGCAAGTCGGCGTCCAGGCGATCCAGCGCGGCGCACAGGACTTCCTCGTAAAGGACGAGGTGACGAGCGAGTTGCTCGTTCGAACGATTCACCACGCGATCGAGCGCGCCCGGCAGGAGCGCGAACGTCAGCGCCAGCGCGACCAACTAGAGGCGCTGAACCGGCTCAATCGGATCGGTCACGACATCACCCACGCGGTGATTACGACCGAGACGCGAGCCGATCTCGAGCAGCGGGTCTGTGATCGACTCGCCGAGTCCGACGGCTATCGGTTCGCGTGGATCGGCGGGGTCAACCCGGGAAGCGATCGCGTGGTGCCGAAAGCGGCGGCCGGCGTCGAAGACGGGTACCTCGACAGCGTCGCTATCAGCGTCGACGAAGACGATGCCGCCGGACAGGGGCCGTCCGGAACGGCGGTCCGAACCGGGTCCGTTCAGGTCGCGAACGACATGGCGGACGAACCGACCTTCGAGCCGTGGCGTGACGCAGCGCTCGAGCGCGGCTACCAGTCGTCTGCGGCGATCCCGATCATCCACGAGGACCTCGTTTACGGCGTCCTGAACATTTATTCGTCCTCGCCGCGAGCGTTCGCCGGCCCCGAAACGACGATCCTCGCCCGAATCGGCGACGTCATCGCGCACGCGATCACGGCGATCGAGCGGAAAGACGCCCTCGTGAGCGACGCCGTCATCGAACTCGAGTTCCGCGTCGACGAACTGGCGGAGCCGCTGATCGACCTGTCGGCGGACGAATCGTGTCGGATCGAACTCGAGCAACTGATCCGCGGGGACGAGACGCTACTCGCCTACGGCTCGGCACACGGTATCGATCAGGAGGTGTTTAAGGAGACGATCGCGGACACCGACGGGTTCAGCGAGGTCCGGTTCCTCGCAGCCAGACGCGACGAATTCGAGTTCGAACTCGTCGCGCCGGCGGCCGTCTCGCTGTTCGAGACGATCGCGACCCACGGCGGTCGGGTTCGATCGGCGACGATCGACGACGGCGAGTTCCGCTTCGTCGTCGAACTCTCCCGGGGACGAGACACCCGCCAGATGATCGAACTCATCAAAGAGGAGCGCGACGACGTCACCTACCTCGCCCAGCGGACCAGCGAGCGCAGCGAGCGCAGCGAGTCGGGGTCGTCGTCGGTCCTCTCCGATGAACTCACCGAAAAACAGCGAGCGGCCCTCGAGACGGCGTACTTCGCGGGGTACTTCGATTGGCCCCGCGAGAGCACCGGCGAGGAGATCTCCGAACGACTCGGTATCGCGCCGGCGACGTTCAACCAGCACCTCCGAACGGCCGAACGAAAGTTCTTCGACTCGGTTCTCGGGGAGTAGGGCCGCCGACCACGACCTCGTTTTACGGATCAGTTAGACGACTTCGACGGACGATCGATCTGCTCTTCCGGAGAGCGGTTCCGTTCGAATCGCCGCCGGATTCGTCCGGCGACGTTCTTCGCCAAGACCCGCCCCGAAAACGCGAGCGTACGCCGCCGATCCCGATAGTACATCTCTCCCAGTTGGTCGTCAGGGACGGACTCCGGGTCGACGGTCGGATCGCGCAGATTGGAGATTCCGTCCGCGAGGAGTTCGATCTGTTTCAGCGCGATCCGATCGAAGACGTCCCAGAGCGTGTGGCAGTCCTGGAGACTGACGTCGTCGTACGCCACGATCTCGCCGCCGTCGATCGATTCGTTCACCCGCTGGAGCGTCGATCCCGCCTGCGTCCGTCCGTCGTGGAAGATCGGCGGAGGTCCCATCCCGCGGTAGTTCCGGATATCCGCGGGATGAAAGCTCAAAACGCCGTACTCCGGCGCGGTCAGAACCGCTCCGCGGATGAGTCCGAACCCGAAGCGGACCACGACGTCACACTCCGCCGCCAGCCGATCGACGATTTCGTCGGGGAGTTCGTTCCAGCCGTTCTCGGTCTGTGGCTCACAGCTGACGTGAGCGGCATCAGCCAGACAGTCGATGCGTTCCGCCGTGTGTCGGTGCCAGAGTCGCTGCTCGTCGCCGAGCAGTCGGCCGATACTCCGCTCCGCGAGGATGAACGTCCACGCCCGCTCCTCCCGGAGGAGATCGAAGAACTGTACGATATCGTCGAGCCCGACTCGCTTCTTTTGGTTCCACGACTCGGCTTCGTACTCCGTGGTATCCCCGTTGTGAACAACCAGCGGGATCTCGACGTCGGTTTCCTCCTGGAGCCGTTCTATCGCGTGGACTTGCCACTCGTAGAGATACGGCTCGGTCAGAATACCGACCGTCGCTGGTTTGGTCATGTGGCCGCTCATTCGCAGCTTCGTGCTTAGTTACCGGCACCAT
The genomic region above belongs to Natronorubrum halophilum and contains:
- a CDS encoding ATP-binding protein, whose translation is MATSDPPIGQLRSRVRQQEVVAELGQQALESPDIERLLDDAVDAVRDALEVDYCGIFEVLPDADTVVLRHGDGWQDNRVGSATIPTGSDSQTEYALASEGPVVVTDFETENRFSDSALLADHDVTSGISAVVGSPKEPWGVLSVHATAEREFTEHDATFVERVANVVASAIDNQRPRRTLEGELETTFDRVTDAFFGLNTDWEVTFVNDRAQKLIDPDDAGPIGECIWELVPDLVDSTFEAECRRAMSTQEPTSFEEYVSSLETWLEVRAYPSPTGLSIFLRDGSERTEIERELHQNNRTLQRLYAITADRERSFDEKVQQLLEVGCERLGLEVGFVADIDERNDRFEVVHASGNDDRLQPGSVTNLSDTYCRRTIESDGLLVLTNAPVEGWGDDHAYDRWDFDSYLGGRIHVEGDLYGTLCFADDTARSTSFTPAERSFVELLTQWLSYELERQRHQQELEELVADLEASNERLEQFAYAASHDLQEPLRMVASYLSLVERRYADELDEDGQEFIEYAVDGATRMQRMIDGLLAYSRVDTQDNPLETVDIGAIIEDVVTDLEVRIEETGADITVEPLPTVYGDPGQLRQVFQNLLDNAITYAGEQPPRISVFAAKDGHQWEISVRDWGIGIDPDDADHIFQVFNRLHSADEYDGAGIGLALCDRIVERHDGDIRVDSTPGEGATFSVTLPAPPDTAATGTHE
- a CDS encoding response regulator, with amino-acid sequence MSNSRQSRSEPAQILLVEDNPGDVRLTQEAFKQGRIENELHVVSDGNEALKFLYQRGGYADVPRPDLILLDLNLPKKDGEEVLEELKGDSDLQAIPVIVLTSSRAEEDVVRSYELHANAYLTKPVDPDDFIETVRAFEKFWFSVVRLPPEGD
- a CDS encoding bacterio-opsin activator domain-containing protein — encoded protein: MSEPNTKTETEMETGTDTDSETLEILLIEDNPGDARLIQEMLRGTEELAQRVSPDDAAGRTPEITNETRLEAGLETMEEMTVDVVLLDLNLPDSEGLKTLETVHAESEQTPIVVLTGVRDQQVGVQAIQRGAQDFLVKDEVTSELLVRTIHHAIERARQERERQRQRDQLEALNRLNRIGHDITHAVITTETRADLEQRVCDRLAESDGYRFAWIGGVNPGSDRVVPKAAAGVEDGYLDSVAISVDEDDAAGQGPSGTAVRTGSVQVANDMADEPTFEPWRDAALERGYQSSAAIPIIHEDLVYGVLNIYSSSPRAFAGPETTILARIGDVIAHAITAIERKDALVSDAVIELEFRVDELAEPLIDLSADESCRIELEQLIRGDETLLAYGSAHGIDQEVFKETIADTDGFSEVRFLAARRDEFEFELVAPAAVSLFETIATHGGRVRSATIDDGEFRFVVELSRGRDTRQMIELIKEERDDVTYLAQRTSERSERSESGSSSVLSDELTEKQRAALETAYFAGYFDWPRESTGEEISERLGIAPATFNQHLRTAERKFFDSVLGE
- a CDS encoding Cdc6/Cdc18 family protein, translated to MIVDGRVLREDFVPSEAVHRHDEVNLLSETLEPLLYDQRADPSFLFGPTGVGKTCIARYTLAQLCKQEPTVQVAYVNCWQEYTRFRVLYSVLEDVGQTVDIHRSTAKDELFDRLGRTDDQPVVVILDEVDQLEETAALYDLHRLGHVSLVLIANREEELFASFDDRVRSRLRAGTRVRFDRYGTDELAAILAERANKALEPGVVTDDQLRTIADAASGDARVGIGILRSAARRATQQGDEVVTDAGLEAAIPDARTAIRRKTVEGLIEHQRILYDIIASAGEIDPGTLYDAYERRVENPKTKRTLRNYLTKMVHYDLIEAVGKRRGRTYRIVDDEAVDRQ
- a CDS encoding formyltransferase family protein, whose product is MTKPATVGILTEPYLYEWQVHAIERLQEETDVEIPLVVHNGDTTEYEAESWNQKKRVGLDDIVQFFDLLREERAWTFILAERSIGRLLGDEQRLWHRHTAERIDCLADAAHVSCEPQTENGWNELPDEIVDRLAAECDVVVRFGFGLIRGAVLTAPEYGVLSFHPADIRNYRGMGPPPIFHDGRTQAGSTLQRVNESIDGGEIVAYDDVSLQDCHTLWDVFDRIALKQIELLADGISNLRDPTVDPESVPDDQLGEMYYRDRRRTLAFSGRVLAKNVAGRIRRRFERNRSPEEQIDRPSKSSN